Proteins encoded together in one Prevotella scopos JCM 17725 window:
- a CDS encoding DUF4843 domain-containing protein, translated as MYKSITNFFAIGVIALSLAACSNDEYKGEYSKDGTFEGANQVYFDLNNASDTLYNYSFGTQPTSVMSDTVTVKVKLAGVRKSQAQHYKVVVDPSSSAKAGVHFEAINSDQVIPADSLASSFRVVLLRQNLSDTKNENIRLVLRLEASDDLGVRFPNALKRTITFDNVLEKPYWWDNPTLQAMGLPAYTPAKYRYLLSLYNSDASEIEKAIRNTRSWTQLYRNIQKLKAYFAANPE; from the coding sequence ATGTATAAATCAATCACAAACTTCTTCGCTATCGGTGTCATTGCATTGTCGTTGGCAGCGTGTTCAAACGATGAGTACAAAGGTGAATACTCAAAGGATGGTACTTTCGAAGGAGCAAACCAGGTTTATTTCGACCTCAATAATGCTTCTGACACATTATATAACTATTCGTTCGGAACACAGCCTACGAGCGTGATGTCAGACACGGTTACTGTAAAAGTTAAACTTGCAGGAGTGAGAAAGTCACAGGCTCAACATTATAAGGTAGTTGTTGACCCAAGTAGTTCTGCCAAAGCAGGAGTACACTTTGAGGCAATCAATAGTGATCAAGTAATTCCAGCCGATAGTCTTGCATCAAGTTTTCGTGTAGTTCTTTTGCGTCAGAATCTTAGTGATACTAAGAATGAAAATATTCGTCTTGTTCTGCGTTTGGAAGCATCTGACGACCTTGGTGTCCGTTTCCCTAATGCACTAAAGAGAACGATTACTTTTGATAATGTGCTTGAAAAGCCATATTGGTGGGACAATCCTACGCTGCAAGCAATGGGTCTTCCTGCTTATACACCAGCTAAGTATCGTTATCTACTGTCTTTGTATAACTCAGATGCAAGTGAGATTGAGAAGGCAATACGTAATACAAGAAGTTGGACACAGCTTTATAGAAATATTCAGAAGTTGAAGGCTTACTTTGCAGCCAACCCAGAATAA
- a CDS encoding PKD-like domain-containing protein: MVKKYLFILAATALTFTSCIKDDSTEGGDGVSVISLQTPLNSSYTLNQGDTLKINPAVLQSNGKQKLTYEWEINHKLVSSDSALVYPIQNSGSYTGRLRLSNGQNIQIYEFNVNVEYAYTKGVYLLAENNSKSILSYVPTEDVNKSFHLDVLAPNNPNINFGTPCSMAWNKTIGGQANNVLIIAAGNPSTLYQLDGYEMLSLFQTPVGEKVIQVEANSDPGAPKAMAITKNNLYSLGLNTTNLISQTSRFTSSTGGSVTFANRMTPWWRDDLFYAHGDAYFDNAHGSLLAMAIENTSVSAEILKGTFTGDTLVGMGSVNKQRNLALITNQASTGTFYFTYIFPGYYSSTADKRIAANVLYRVAMPSTSGIANRSVVRSARSKNIVYYTNGNAVYAHNVLANSNFPTAALFTVGSSSEKIVDMVFSDDDNLIYVATNDTSASMPGSLYCYDTQTNALRWSKQHITGRIVKALFRNK; the protein is encoded by the coding sequence ATGGTAAAGAAATATTTATTTATCTTAGCTGCAACAGCCCTTACCTTCACTTCTTGTATCAAGGATGATTCAACAGAAGGAGGCGATGGTGTGTCTGTAATCAGTCTGCAGACACCTCTGAATAGCAGTTATACACTTAATCAGGGTGATACTTTGAAAATCAACCCAGCGGTGTTGCAAAGCAATGGAAAGCAGAAACTCACCTACGAATGGGAGATAAATCATAAGTTGGTCTCAAGTGATTCTGCACTTGTTTATCCTATTCAGAATTCAGGAAGCTACACTGGACGTCTTCGTTTGAGCAATGGTCAGAATATTCAGATCTATGAGTTCAATGTGAACGTTGAGTATGCTTATACAAAGGGTGTTTATCTCTTGGCTGAAAATAATAGTAAGTCAATCCTTTCATATGTACCTACAGAGGATGTAAACAAGAGTTTCCACCTTGATGTGTTGGCTCCTAACAATCCTAACATTAACTTTGGTACACCTTGCTCAATGGCATGGAACAAGACTATTGGTGGTCAGGCAAACAATGTTCTGATTATTGCAGCAGGTAATCCATCAACACTTTACCAGCTTGATGGTTATGAAATGTTGTCACTTTTCCAGACTCCTGTCGGCGAGAAGGTGATACAGGTGGAGGCAAACTCTGATCCAGGTGCACCAAAGGCAATGGCTATCACTAAGAATAACTTGTATTCATTGGGTCTGAACACAACCAACTTGATTTCACAGACTTCACGTTTCACAAGTTCTACAGGTGGTTCAGTTACATTTGCAAACCGCATGACTCCATGGTGGAGAGACGACCTCTTCTATGCACATGGCGATGCTTACTTTGACAATGCACATGGTTCTCTGTTGGCAATGGCTATTGAGAATACATCTGTTTCTGCAGAAATCTTGAAGGGAACCTTTACTGGTGATACGTTAGTAGGTATGGGTAGTGTTAACAAACAGCGTAACCTTGCACTGATTACCAATCAGGCAAGTACGGGAACATTCTACTTTACGTATATCTTCCCAGGCTATTACTCTTCAACAGCAGATAAGAGAATTGCAGCCAACGTACTTTATCGTGTTGCAATGCCTTCTACCTCTGGTATCGCTAATAGGTCTGTAGTACGCTCGGCTCGTAGCAAGAACATTGTTTATTACACTAATGGCAATGCTGTCTATGCACATAACGTACTTGCCAATAGCAACTTCCCGACTGCAGCACTGTTCACTGTAGGTAGCAGTTCTGAGAAGATTGTAGATATGGTGTTCTCAGATGATGATAATCTCATCTATGTTGCAACCAATGATACATCGGCATCTATGCCAGGTAGTCTATACTGTTATGACACGCAGACAAATGCTCTACGTTGGTCAAAACAGCACATTACGGGACGTATTGTGAAGGCATTATTCAGAAATAAATAA
- a CDS encoding zinc-dependent metalloprotease, translating into MIRMNFSFKNSLLGGALLLLLVSQSTIAKADDDKSKSKPKKETKYDRLFKDKKTETARSKFITVHKLDNKIYFELPRTLLKKQMMLGGVVNSTTDASTVTVGSTSSNPVLFYFDIQDSSVVMKTPNNVLFKENANSADLDNALSLNYRDGIWQGFNIMAYNNDSSAVVFDVTSLLGKPTNLISVMPTKNGNYSIKATPKPELSFIRGIKSFDTNIIVNNDFTYGVSTSLMSMPIGGERPTTVGVSYSVALVPESAMRPRIMDSRIGVNYSVRLGIPKEGASTKRIFYSHRWNLVPKDKKAYAKGKLAQPVNPIRFYLDNTFPEAWKQPIREGVLEWNKAFEKIGFKNAIEVVDFPQKQGDFDPDNIQYSCIRYIPSGSSSAPKSDIHVNPNTGEIMAASMFIYSDVEKLLHKWRLIETGAVDPSVRSNRLSAAKFAEGLKMLVTKETGSMLGLLDNLGASATYSTDSLRNARFTNTMGLAPSVMDDVHYNYVAQPTDNGVRLAPTGLGMYDYFTIDWNYRYFDTDNVSINDEKNTLEAFVDKKVTNPRLRYYAERNAKWDPRLAAGALGNDMIASANLANKNYTIVENNLSKWIKNDEDTRIKDQLYLQISQNRYALFKQVLSNVGGMYLNNMKISAGVPQYQVVSKELQRRSLLWCLQEAMNFKKYANRDFERKGYLSVSYYDQSLEFMGYDLMAARMRVAITSYLNPNSYTQKEYFDDIYNTLFKSVAEMRAPSQGERVLQRAFMSQAQSVVSKATGNGGSGGGSGSSMALKGDDLGATPGFGDPSQNLAPTVDITLADNSELYFYNCLLKLRTALEKCLKANLPLEARTHYEMMLFKINKTMEVKK; encoded by the coding sequence ATGATAAGAATGAATTTCTCATTTAAGAACTCTTTACTTGGAGGGGCATTACTGCTCCTCCTTGTATCGCAAAGTACTATTGCAAAAGCTGATGATGACAAGTCTAAGTCTAAACCGAAGAAGGAGACAAAGTATGACCGTCTCTTCAAAGATAAAAAGACTGAGACGGCACGTAGTAAGTTTATTACTGTTCATAAGCTTGATAACAAGATTTACTTTGAGTTGCCACGTACTTTGTTGAAGAAGCAGATGATGCTTGGTGGAGTAGTAAACTCGACAACTGATGCATCTACAGTTACTGTTGGTTCAACAAGTTCTAATCCTGTTTTGTTCTATTTTGACATACAGGATAGCTCTGTAGTGATGAAGACTCCTAACAATGTTCTTTTCAAGGAGAATGCTAATTCAGCAGACCTTGATAATGCATTGTCGCTGAATTATCGTGATGGTATTTGGCAGGGCTTTAACATTATGGCTTATAACAACGACAGCTCTGCAGTTGTCTTTGATGTAACTTCTTTGTTAGGTAAACCAACTAACCTCATATCGGTTATGCCAACAAAGAATGGTAACTATAGTATCAAGGCTACTCCAAAGCCTGAACTATCGTTCATTCGTGGTATAAAGAGTTTTGATACAAACATTATTGTTAATAATGACTTCACTTATGGTGTGTCTACTTCTCTGATGTCTATGCCTATCGGAGGTGAACGTCCTACAACTGTTGGTGTTAGTTATAGCGTAGCACTTGTGCCAGAGTCTGCAATGCGTCCACGTATTATGGACTCACGTATCGGTGTTAACTACTCAGTTCGTTTGGGAATACCAAAGGAAGGTGCAAGTACGAAGCGTATCTTCTACTCTCATCGTTGGAATCTTGTACCAAAGGATAAGAAGGCTTATGCAAAGGGTAAGTTGGCTCAGCCTGTTAATCCAATCCGTTTCTATTTGGATAATACCTTCCCTGAGGCATGGAAACAACCTATCCGTGAAGGTGTTCTTGAGTGGAATAAGGCTTTTGAAAAGATAGGCTTTAAGAATGCTATTGAAGTTGTTGACTTCCCTCAGAAGCAAGGTGATTTTGACCCAGATAACATTCAATATTCTTGTATTCGCTATATACCAAGTGGTTCTTCATCAGCTCCAAAGAGTGATATCCATGTCAATCCTAATACAGGTGAGATCATGGCTGCTTCTATGTTCATCTATTCTGATGTCGAGAAGTTGTTACATAAGTGGCGTTTAATTGAGACTGGTGCTGTTGACCCATCAGTACGTAGCAACCGTTTGTCAGCTGCTAAGTTTGCTGAAGGCTTGAAGATGTTGGTTACAAAGGAAACGGGTAGTATGTTAGGACTCTTGGATAACCTTGGTGCTTCAGCTACTTATTCTACTGATTCATTGCGTAATGCACGTTTCACGAATACCATGGGACTTGCTCCTTCTGTTATGGATGACGTTCATTACAATTATGTTGCACAGCCAACAGACAATGGTGTACGTCTTGCTCCAACAGGACTTGGCATGTATGACTACTTTACAATTGATTGGAACTATCGTTACTTTGATACTGATAATGTTTCTATCAATGATGAGAAGAATACACTTGAGGCGTTTGTTGACAAGAAAGTGACCAACCCACGTCTTCGTTATTATGCTGAGCGCAATGCTAAGTGGGACCCACGTCTTGCTGCAGGAGCACTTGGTAACGATATGATTGCAAGTGCAAACCTTGCAAATAAGAACTATACAATCGTTGAAAACAATCTCTCTAAGTGGATTAAGAACGATGAAGATACTCGTATCAAGGATCAGTTGTACCTGCAGATATCACAGAATCGTTACGCTTTGTTCAAGCAGGTGTTGAGTAATGTTGGTGGAATGTACCTCAACAATATGAAGATTTCAGCAGGAGTACCACAGTATCAGGTTGTTTCTAAGGAACTTCAGCGTCGTTCACTCTTGTGGTGTTTGCAGGAAGCTATGAACTTCAAGAAGTATGCTAACCGTGACTTCGAGCGTAAGGGCTACTTGTCAGTAAGCTATTATGACCAGAGTTTGGAGTTTATGGGTTACGATTTGATGGCAGCACGTATGCGTGTAGCTATCACTTCTTACTTGAATCCAAACAGTTACACACAGAAAGAGTACTTTGATGATATCTATAACACCCTCTTTAAGAGTGTTGCTGAGATGCGCGCACCATCTCAGGGCGAGCGTGTTTTGCAGCGTGCATTCATGAGTCAGGCACAGAGTGTTGTTTCTAAGGCTACTGGAAACGGTGGTTCTGGTGGTGGTTCTGGTTCCAGCATGGCTTTGAAGGGTGATGATCTTGGTGCTACTCCAGGCTTTGGTGACCCATCTCAGAATCTTGCTCCAACAGTTGATATCACACTCGCAGACAATTCAGAGCTTTACTTCTACAACTGTCTTTTGAAGTTGAGAACAGCTTTGGAGAAATGTTTGAAGGCAAACTTGCCACTTGAAGCGCGTACACACTATGAGATGATGCTCTTCAAAATCAATAAGACAATGGAGGTGAAGAAATGA
- a CDS encoding zinc-dependent metalloprotease, translated as MKSVHVTLLAVGFLSLSLSAQAFPFFKKKKKKATTTTSVVKKDAYERILTEEKTDSAKGPFVSFYRTGEKLLMELPPSSIGRDMLIGATISSVSSPQFAEVGTRAGSVSHVRFVEKDSSIVMQAINSELLDALPAGNAKQAQATNYRNLDFYSFPIKARNKKTGGILFDVSSFFLRESKYFPVIAKIAGPYRVDADLKPEWIKVTSLKSFANNACISMERNYVTNMTGNSGNVAISNHPVSIGVQFTLALLPEDKMTPRLSDTRLGYFLTPKSIVNDSLIDHASFINRWRLEPKDPAAYFAGQLSEPVKPIVFYIDNAFPEKWKPAMRNAVLRWNKAFERIGFKNVMQAVDFPTNDPNFDPDNFQYSCIRYLPTATENAMGPSWVDPRTGEIITATVLVYNDVVNVINSWRFIQTSQLDPAARTLDMPDSILLPTLEYIVTHEVGHTLGLMHNMASSAAIPTDSLRSASFTQKYGTTASIMDYARFNYVAQPTDKGVSLTPPELGVYDKYAIEWGYRVFPNSKSFRDDVKPLMALVESHDNDPMYRYVLQQSRYRYDPTAIEEDLGDDAVKSSTYGLKNLEYILSHFDEWIPDGTDGTRKAKLYRQMVSQAYGYARNVYAVIGGIKLNQTTESSGIPRYEVMPKEKQRAAAMWLLQEARKFGKRGVESIENRLPQINSHPYKTLAGGIQEMALSATARLALSYYADSTSYSPLEYCEDTYNNVWAKTIAGDENLDDDDIAMQQLYVERLKANIVEVKQVGKVRSLRDDKQDVAFLGFGVGYGEPETMWTETIDRTAEYVFHYAQKLQKLLEERIKTTKDTTIKSQYELMYARVQRYMND; from the coding sequence ATGAAATCGGTTCATGTAACCCTATTAGCAGTGGGCTTCTTGAGCCTTTCACTATCAGCACAGGCTTTCCCTTTCTTTAAAAAGAAGAAAAAGAAGGCTACAACCACTACTTCTGTGGTGAAGAAAGATGCCTATGAGCGTATTCTAACCGAAGAGAAGACGGACTCTGCAAAGGGACCATTCGTTTCGTTCTATAGAACAGGTGAGAAACTCCTCATGGAGTTGCCACCTTCTTCTATTGGGCGTGACATGCTTATTGGTGCAACAATTTCATCTGTATCAAGCCCACAGTTTGCTGAGGTTGGTACTCGTGCTGGTTCTGTTTCACACGTACGCTTTGTAGAGAAGGATAGCTCTATCGTAATGCAGGCTATCAACTCTGAATTACTTGATGCCCTACCAGCAGGTAATGCGAAGCAGGCACAGGCTACGAACTATCGTAACCTTGACTTCTATAGCTTCCCTATCAAGGCAAGAAACAAGAAGACTGGAGGTATTCTCTTTGATGTTTCTTCTTTCTTCTTGAGAGAGAGCAAGTACTTCCCTGTGATTGCAAAGATAGCTGGTCCATATCGTGTGGATGCTGACTTAAAGCCAGAGTGGATTAAGGTAACTTCTTTGAAGTCGTTTGCAAACAATGCTTGTATCTCGATGGAGCGCAACTATGTTACCAACATGACTGGTAATAGTGGTAATGTTGCTATTAGTAATCATCCAGTTTCTATTGGTGTACAGTTTACTTTGGCTCTCCTACCAGAGGATAAGATGACTCCTCGTCTAAGTGATACTCGTCTTGGCTACTTCCTTACACCGAAGTCTATCGTCAATGACAGTCTTATCGACCATGCAAGCTTTATCAATCGTTGGCGTTTAGAACCTAAAGATCCTGCAGCTTACTTTGCTGGTCAGCTCAGCGAGCCTGTAAAACCTATTGTGTTCTATATCGATAATGCGTTCCCTGAAAAGTGGAAGCCAGCGATGCGGAATGCTGTTCTTAGATGGAATAAGGCTTTCGAGCGTATCGGTTTCAAGAATGTGATGCAGGCTGTGGACTTCCCAACCAATGATCCAAACTTCGATCCTGATAACTTCCAGTATTCTTGCATTCGTTATCTGCCTACTGCTACAGAGAATGCAATGGGTCCATCATGGGTTGATCCACGTACAGGTGAGATTATCACAGCGACCGTATTGGTGTATAATGATGTTGTGAATGTCATCAATAGCTGGCGATTTATTCAGACATCACAGCTTGATCCTGCTGCACGAACATTGGATATGCCTGATAGCATTTTGCTTCCAACATTGGAGTATATTGTGACTCACGAGGTAGGACATACACTCGGACTGATGCACAACATGGCTTCATCGGCTGCAATCCCAACTGATTCGCTCCGTTCAGCAAGCTTCACACAGAAGTATGGTACGACAGCATCTATCATGGACTATGCTCGTTTCAATTATGTTGCACAGCCAACAGATAAGGGCGTGTCACTGACTCCTCCTGAGTTGGGTGTCTATGATAAATATGCTATCGAATGGGGCTATCGTGTCTTCCCTAATTCAAAGAGTTTCAGAGATGATGTAAAGCCATTGATGGCACTTGTTGAGTCTCATGATAATGACCCAATGTATCGTTACGTACTTCAGCAGTCACGTTATCGTTATGACCCAACCGCCATTGAGGAGGATCTCGGTGACGATGCAGTGAAGTCAAGTACATACGGTCTTAAGAACCTTGAGTATATCCTCAGTCATTTTGATGAGTGGATTCCAGACGGTACTGATGGTACTCGTAAGGCTAAGCTCTATCGTCAAATGGTTTCTCAAGCTTACGGTTATGCTCGTAATGTCTATGCTGTCATTGGTGGTATCAAGCTGAATCAGACCACAGAGTCTTCTGGTATTCCTCGTTATGAGGTGATGCCTAAGGAGAAACAGCGTGCTGCTGCAATGTGGTTGTTACAGGAAGCACGCAAGTTTGGTAAGCGTGGTGTTGAGAGTATTGAGAATCGTCTACCTCAGATTAACTCTCATCCTTACAAAACATTGGCAGGTGGAATTCAGGAAATGGCTCTTTCAGCAACTGCACGTTTAGCATTGAGCTATTATGCTGACTCTACTTCTTATTCTCCATTGGAGTATTGCGAAGACACGTATAATAATGTTTGGGCTAAGACAATCGCTGGTGATGAGAATCTCGACGATGATGATATCGCCATGCAGCAACTCTATGTTGAACGTCTGAAGGCTAACATTGTAGAGGTTAAACAGGTTGGTAAGGTGCGCAGCTTGCGTGATGACAAGCAGGATGTGGCTTTCCTTGGCTTTGGTGTTGGTTATGGTGAACCAGAGACGATGTGGACTGAGACCATCGACCGCACTGCCGAATATGTATTCCACTATGCACAGAAGCTTCAGAAACTTCTTGAGGAACGCATTAAGACAACGAAGGACACAACTATCAAATCTCAATATGAGTTGATGTATGCACGTGTTCAGCGTTATATGAATGATTAA
- a CDS encoding IS256 family transposase, variant Zn-binding type, whose product MCFYCGSKSTIKRGHLNGSQRWYCKCCKRSFVGHNRLTNTIVNNRYSKGNLTVKDLSEEYGVSTRTIYRKLTKSYKEELPNLLVRPVVVLMDATYWGRNFGVVIMKDSLSGDVLWFKFINRHERLEDYKEGISYLESLGYTIQGLVCDGFKGLRQAFPNYKFQLCQFHQVMTIKTKLTSRPKLEASKELLELSKMLCHTDKESFIGALKEWYTKWEDFLKERTTTEDGKSHYTHKALRSAFLSLKRNMSSLWTYYDYPELKMPNTNNAIESLNADLKTKLNLHKGISMERRKIFIQDFIKSHSPKK is encoded by the coding sequence ATCTGCTTTTATTGTGGCTCAAAATCGACTATAAAACGTGGTCATCTTAATGGTAGTCAACGCTGGTATTGTAAGTGCTGTAAGAGGAGCTTTGTTGGACATAATCGCCTTACCAATACCATTGTCAATAATCGTTATTCCAAGGGTAATCTAACAGTCAAAGATCTATCAGAGGAGTACGGAGTTTCAACCAGGACAATTTATAGAAAACTCACCAAATCTTATAAAGAAGAACTTCCCAACCTTCTTGTTCGCCCTGTAGTGGTTTTAATGGATGCCACCTATTGGGGACGTAATTTTGGTGTCGTTATCATGAAGGATTCATTGTCTGGTGATGTACTTTGGTTTAAGTTTATCAATAGGCATGAACGTCTTGAAGACTATAAGGAGGGCATAAGCTACTTGGAGTCACTTGGGTATACCATTCAAGGGCTTGTATGCGATGGTTTTAAGGGACTTAGGCAAGCTTTTCCCAATTATAAATTCCAATTATGCCAGTTCCATCAAGTAATGACTATAAAGACAAAACTAACTTCAAGACCCAAGCTTGAGGCTTCAAAAGAACTGCTTGAATTATCCAAGATGTTATGTCATACGGACAAGGAGTCCTTTATTGGGGCTTTAAAGGAATGGTACACCAAGTGGGAGGATTTTCTTAAGGAACGGACAACAACAGAAGATGGAAAATCACATTATACTCATAAAGCTCTACGTAGTGCTTTTTTGAGCCTTAAAAGGAATATGTCGTCATTGTGGACATACTATGATTACCCTGAATTGAAGATGCCAAATACAAACAATGCCATTGAATCACTCAATGCAGATTTAAAGACAAAATTGAACCTACACAAGGGGATCAGTATGGAAAGAAGAAAGATCTTCATCCAAGACTTTATAAAGTCCCATTCTCCTAAGAAATAA